The following DNA comes from Oreochromis niloticus isolate F11D_XX linkage group LG23, O_niloticus_UMD_NMBU, whole genome shotgun sequence.
CCATCCAGAGGTAAATTCTTGGAGTACATGTTATACATTTATGGGGGTTCCCTTCAACCAAAACATGAATGCATGAcattaaactattaaaaaatgtaaatgatctTTCATATGAATGTCTTCTATGTGCTTTCATTGTCAGAGCCCTGTGTAAAGTCGTTGGCGACCAACCAGAAATGTGGGATGAGTATCTGGATGCTGTAATGTTTGGACTCAGAACTAAAAAACAAGTGACCACCAAATACTCACCTTATTACCTAATGTTTGGCAGAGAGGCTCGCTATCCTTCCGAAATCCCAGAAGAGTTCATGGtatgtctttctgtctgtgacAAACTACACGGAAATCCCACACAACGAaactttttttagtttttgaggCACAGGCAGATCAGTTTCAATGGATGCTATGTCACCGCCATAAAAGCACTACACCACTGAATATTTTTATGGATTGTTCAAACCCTCAATAACAGTTTTCTTCATGTCCAATCAATCCCAAGATACACTGAAGCTTTGCCAGAAATACATTGTGTCTTAAAACCTTACCAAAGACACTTAATGTAAATTTTCACTGTATTTCTCAGTTCTTTTATGTATTATCTGTGTATCTTACACAAATTATAGTAATGATAGACATGTCTTTTGATTCAAAGGTTGATGAGAGTGTGGAAGACATTGTGGGGCAGGAGGAGCTGTCGGAAGACATTCAAAGCATCAAAAGCTGTTGGAACTGGTGAAGGACAATGTGGTCAAAgctcaggaaaaaacaaagggcaaaataaaaatgatgacgAGAGATGTCGTCTTCAAAGTTGGTGACAAAGTTTTAAGAGCTAACATAAGAAGTCAGCAGAGGAAAGGGGGAAAACTTGAAGCAAACTTTTTAGGCCCTTACATTATTACAGCAATCCAAGGTAAAAGTGCAGATCTTCAGGATTCCAATGGGACAATCATTCCAAAAGTAAATATTGACCAACTAAAGTTAAGCAAAGACAGCATGCCAAGAGTGCCACACCGGGGTTCAAAGAAACAGCAGCCACATTACCAACAGCACAAccaggtccagcagcaccacaagctgcagcagcaccagcatCTGCTCTAGCTTCACAGGCTACAGCAGCACCAGTGGCGgtagcaccaccaccacctcctcctagAGCTACACAGCCTACAGCACCAATGGCATCACTTACATCACTATCGGTTCAAACACAACATCCATCTCCAGTTCCACAAGGTATAGCAATAACGGTATCAGATCCAGAGTCAGGAGCAACAGCACAGAAAGAGAACGAACCAGCCACAAGTGCTACAGCACCAGAATATGCTACAGCTGTACAAACCGAATCCCAAACAGCAGCAGACCCAGCCTCAAAGACCATAACAGCAGACCAGGCCTCACAAACCACAACAGCAGACCCAGCCTCACAAACCACAACAGCAGACCAGGCCTCACAAACCACAACGGCAGCAGACCCATCCTCACAGACCACAGCTCCAAATGCTACAACCACACAAGCCTCAGCTCCACAGATTACAGCCCAGCAATCTACAGCACAAACCATGGAAGCAACAGTTCCACTTGTGACACCAGCCCCAGCAACAGCCACACAAGCTAGCCCTGCACCACCTCCAGCATCACCCTCTCAGAGATACACTGAACCTGTTGCagagaaatgtaaataaatataatatttttttatttttaaaaaaggacttTGTTCCTATGACAGTGTTTGTTTCAGTACTCTGTAGATCATGGCATAGCaaattttacacctttaaaaagatttttttaggTATATTTCCTAAcagaatatttaaatttaacaatatgttaatgctttaaaaaaaaccttcatgGGGCAAAACATTATAGAAAACTTGTAAAAGGATGTAAGCcacatgtgtaaaattacacaaATGAAAAAGTGAGTCCTTCAAAACTGTGAatctttcttttgttgttgtgtaaCCCAGAATGTTCATGATTGATATTGTACATCTGATGTACACTAAGAgtgaaaagtttggacacaccttcatTTTAATGTTGCTTCTTAATTTCCTTGTCTATTTTGTAGATTCATTGTTGATTAGAACTcgaggcatcaaaactatgaatggaCACATATGGAGCACTAACCCTAACACAAATGATGTAGTAAAccaaaaaatatgaaagaaccaaaaatatttttatatcttaGATTCTTCAAattagccaccctttgctttgatcactgctttgcacactctagGCCTTCTGTCAGTGAGCTTCATGGGGTAGTCACATAAGATGATTGTCACTGCATGAAAAGCatgaacacacagaaaaacactgaatgggAAGGTGTGTCCCTAATTTTGACTAGTAGTGTATgttcttcattttcttcttttctgaaaTTGCTGTCATATATGCTGTTAGTGACATAGAATGCCCACTacaagcagtatattaatgttGTGATGATGACTGCCTGCCAGCAATAGTTCGAAAGATCAAATACTCTTTAAGAAGCTGCTTTTAACAGCCCAGAAATTGACACTCTATTTTAAAGACAATAAAACTAGTTTTGGAggagaaaaataacattttccaGAAATGGTTATGTAATAGTAAAGGCCACAGGTGCAAGCCTTGAGCCTGagtattttaaaacatattcaTGTAGCTTCAactaaacataattttaaaaaattgttgtAATAGGTGTTTCTGCTGGAAAAAAATTTGATAGGGGGCAAGAGCATTTCTATTGCTATGTATTTAAAttccttttcttttattaatatgaatttatttaaatttctttaGAGGACATTGTAAGTGTAACTTTACCcccaaataaaagcaaatttaagtgctcttttttttctacaaataCAATGTTAAACCATGTGCCCATTTTATCAGCGTCTTAAAAGTATTTACCCTGAAACACGCCTTTTGTCAGAAAACTACATAAGAAATTatgcattttaaattttgatttacATTTAGTCCTGATGACttgtctctttttctcattactttttgTAGATATAATGGATGCCTGGGCTGGAAAGAGTCCTCACGTTCTACTCTCCAAAATTGGTGCTTACAAATTATTCTACTGGGATATCCAACAAATTGGTCCGGACATGGAGTTGGAAAGTGAGGTACAGTGATCTTTACTGACAACAATGCAACTATCAGTGTTTTATTGCTTgacaacagttaaaaaatgtttacattttgtatTCGCAGTCTATTAATGCATATCTTGCGATCATGGTGAGACAATGCAATCGCCATAATTCAGCCAAAGCAGCATTCATTGATTCATTTTCAATGACTGCCATTTGGAAGAGAAAAGCTCCAAGACTCAAGGTAGGTATCTCTAGAAAGAATCTTGTGTGTATTGTTTAAGTACCTCAGATCATATCCACATCCAGATTTAGATTGGATAACAGCTTATGGAGAAAGAACGAATTGAGACTGGGTTAGTAGATGTGGATAGTTTATTAGACTTGCCAGTTCTCTTTTGTTCTCTGCTTGTCTGGTTTCCTCCTTTTTGTACACACTCCAATCAATGCTTGATTTGAGATTTGCAAACATTTGGGCTAATATCTCTTTTGAAATCATCAACACTGCTTCATCTCTTTAATAGGTACCTTTTTATTCTCAAGTGATTCATACGTCACTGTTAAAGAGGCTTAATAAAGCATTACACATTATTTTGCAGATGGCACAATGATCGcattgaaaatgagtgaaaatgaaCTCCATGTCCAAAGAAAATCCTTAGAAAGAGCTTTATTAGTCTTGGAGGAAGTAATGTGCAAACCACTTATAAAAATATAAGATAGTCCAGCTTCTTGCACAgtttaaagaaatgagggatgaATCATGGCTGTCACAGAGTACTTTATAAGTGGATGATATATAATATATCATAAATTGCTTTAATAAAAAAGGACTCTAAACAACATgttattgcatttctttttttatgtctgaagttaatatttttattcttttgtttcaaTTTAAGATCAAACCCATGGAGCATGAAGTGATTCTGGGAATTGTAaatgaacatcatcactggacaTTAGTGGTAAACAAAATAATTGCATTTACAATATTCATCAAATcagttttataagaaaaatgcATGGCATGCAGATAATCTTAAGTCTTGAATTATTACATGTAATTCTCCACATAATTTTACTGTAGGTCATTTACCCACAAGAAAAGAAGTCGCTGTATCTTGATCCACTCGGAGAAACTAAACAAGGTATCCAAAATTGTTTGGAATCAACAAGGTAAGGATAACTGCTCAAATTTATTTCGACCCTTTATTAAACTCTTTGttgcttttgttattttgtgtttattatgacAATTACAAGTATGATGTcaatcaaaaaataaatggtaCTCAGAATTAAAAAACTAGCAGCaacaggtttaaatttttgtgttCGTCTTCTGATATTGTGGTGTTATGGGTTAATTTTGCCTTTAAAGAGAAGTCTCCCCATGTTTCAATGTTTATTTGAGGACCTGATGTCTGTATGAGATGATGTTTTACATTAGAAAATATAGCACGGGGATATTAATGTTTAGTAGTTGCATAAAGTGTTGCGGAGGTTTAGCACTAAAACATCAGACAAATGTCTAAAATAATTCCACATAGGTTATACATGTGTGAATTTCATCTTTGCTTCTCCTCCACATCTCTTCAAAGTGTACTGTGTAAGTGATTGATTTCTATATCATGggaggaaacaggaaaataaaagcacaagtaATTGTCCACGAAAATGCGTTgtagacttttaaaaagtaatgatTTTAACAAAACAGTGTGGTCAGTGTTCTTAACTTGATGTTCAACAGACACTTAAGCTCTCCATACTGTTCATCTTTTTGTGTCACCaaaattttaaaacatgttatttgtttttattgtacttgTCTTTCAGGGCATTCATGCGAAAAAAAGGATGCAACGTCTCAAGGTGGACTTGTGACACAGTCAAACACCCAAAACAATTGGACGCTACCTCATGTGGAGTCTTTGCATTGAAAGTACGAGTCTTAACCgtaatacatacatatatacaacaATATTGGAAATGTTGTGTTGTAATAAATGTTAATGACAGGAAAAGGAATATAAGataattacacaaaaaaagaaagaaattgatTCACAGCAAACAAATTTctataaaataacatttacgATATTAGCCTATTTAGTCATCTTAGAATCTCTTTTTCAGTTTGCTGAAAAGATCTTGCAAAAAGAGTCAATAGACTTTCCGTCTACAAAAAAggccataaacacacacaggctgcaAATTGCCACCACTCTCCTCCTAGAGACAGGTAACTCATTTTCCACAATTCAGTGTTCTGACATCATGAATATTTTCATCATGATAGCTGTAGAAACAAACCATATAGTTGTTTGAATGAAGTAATAAGTGCAGTAGGTAGTATACTCTGTgctattttttcactttttaaaacagatGACTTGACAAACATCTGTCTTTTCTGCGGCGAAGAAGAGCATGAAACTGACAACAAATGGGTAATGTCATCATGAAAGACTGCTAAATGTTATGATCAATTCCCATAAATGAAATTTTAACATTGggatttataattatttattttttttacagattcAGTGTGAGATGTGTTTGCGGTGGTTCCACCAGCTCTGCGTGAAAAGCCCACCACCAGAAGacgtgtttatttgtttcgctTGTACATAGTTGACACTAAAGGTGCACAGCTAGTGTTCTTATGGCACACATTGTTGAGAACACACATAtcgacatatatatatatgtagatgtTAAATTAAGaagtctaaaaaaagaaaatggtctccaaagttactgtagttattagttatactgtgatttattttgtaaataaactctTTCGTGATAGCAACGCCAATGTGCATTATTGATgggggggggcacacattttggcagccgaggccacacagcctgataaattttgtatccctccataacttttgctgtgaagaagaaatcgtctccaaagttactgtacttattggttatactgtgacttattttgcaaatataccctttgtgatagcaaagccaatatggattaaagataggggggcacacattttggcagccgatgccacacagcctgataattttgtatccctccataacttttgcttTGAAGGAGAAATCgtctccaaagttactgtacttattggttatactgtgacttattttgcaaatataccctttgtgatagcaaagccaatatggattaaagatagggggggcacacattttggcagccgatgccacacagcctgataaattttgtatccctccataacttttgctttgaaggagaaatcctctccaaagttactgtacttattggttatactgtgacttattttgcaaatataccctttgtgatagcaaagccaatatggattacagatagggggggcacacattttggcagccgaggccacacagcctgataaattttgtatccctccataacttttgctgtgaaggagaaatcgtctccaaagttactgtacttattggttatactgtgacttattttgcaaatataccctttgtgatagcaaagccaatatggattacagatagggggggcacacattttggcagccgaggccacacagcctgataaattttgtatccctccataacttttgctgtgaagaagaaatcgtctccaaagttactgtacttattggttatactgtgacttattttgcaaatataccctttgtgatagcaaagccaatatggattaaagataggggggcacacattttggcagccgaggccacacagcctgataaattttgtacccctccataacttttgctgtgaaggagaaatcctctccaaagttactgtacttattggttatactgtgacttattttgcaaatataccctttgtgatagcaaagccaatatggattaaagatagggggggcacacattttggcagccgaggccacacagcctgataaattttgtacccctccataacttttgctgtgaagaagaaatcgtctccaaagttactgtacttattggttatactgtgacttattttgcaaatataccctttgtgatagcaaagccaatatggattaaagatagggggggcacacattttggcagccgatgccacacagcctgataaattttgtatccctctataacttttgctgtgaaggagaaatcctctccaaagttactgtacttattggttatactgtgacttattttgcaaatataccctttgtgatagcaaagccaatatggattaaagatagggggggcacacattttggcagccgatgccacacagcctgataaaatctgtatccctccataacttttgctgtgaagaaacCCTCTCCAACGTTACTGTAgttattggttatactgtgattGATTTCGCAAATAAACTCCTTCGTGATAGCTTCGCTACAAAATGTAAACCGAGTGTAAATTCACCGGAGAGCGACGTGTTTCCATGATCGCGTCtggttttacagtattataGTATCAAAGTATTTTTCTAGACAAAGTATTCCCAGCAGGTTATTTCAGTGTACAGTTTAATGTAAATTGTCTTCCACACGGCACATTACAATGTCACGAAACTAATATTAAATTAATCGAGCCTGCCGTTTTCCAGCTTTTACTCTTTATTGCGTCGACTGCAGATCAGTGACAAGTAGCGTACAGAACGGAGCTGGGCAAGTGGCTCCTCCTACTTTGCGCGCTCTCGTGGATGGGGAAACAATTTTTGACGGGGGTAACtactttggcacaacaccggctcgcgtcgttcacgtcaaagatccggctctaagagccatttcgttcgcgaccgacacatcactactcTGAATCTGGTCAACATGCTGCTGAAGGGCTGTTGCACCATCTGGACTCTGCTGTGGGGCATCGCTGCTGCTGCAGGTTGGTGACTTTAGCGAAAATAACGATAAAAATAACCTCAATTGGGAGCAGTTTTACACATCTTCTAATTCCATCGAGACACCTAAAATGAAAACCTTGACTTATGATAAAATTTGAACTTTGTGGATGGTTGAAGAAATGTCACAGTCTGGCCtgtaatatatttttatgtgtatttttttgtgtttttagaaaAATGCAAAGCAGATGTGTTTAATGTTTCTTTAATTGATTGACACAACACAACTGTTTTGCTGGTTTAGTTATTTTCATTTGAGGTTAAGCTTTTTCAATTTTTACTGGTTAAATTATCCCTCTTAGatcattattatttctttcaaaaattgaatactttattattaattCTTACATTTCATGCTACAAAACTTATATTCTCACATATTCAAGGATGTAATTGTTCATACATGACACTCCACTTTTTGtacatttaaatgattttattaccaaaaaaaacccctcaatcTCTGCAACCCGCCCTTCCAGTGTTTGTGGAGAAGCATGAGGCCAACTCAGTCCTGCAGCGCTGGCGACGAGCAAACAGCTTATTTGAGGAGGTAAAACAGGGAAATCTGGAGAGGGAATGCATTGAGGAGATCTGCAGCTATGAAGAGGCTCGGGAGGTGTTTGAGGATGAAGATCTGACGGTCAGACACACTGAATTTCTAAATGTTTAAAAGAAGTAAAACTAGAAGCAGTAATAGAAGTAAAAAGTCTTCCTTAGGCTCTCATGCTCTGGGGGGGTCTCTGGGTGTTTGGGGCCCAGCTCTCCTCCATGTTTGCTTCAGGTCCCGTGGGCGGAGCTTTGTCTCCCAACACCCACTATTAGACACGTACACGGAGAAACCTCATGAACACAAGCACGCTCACACACATGTGTAGATGCAGGTACCCACAGACACATTATCTTAGGTTGTTGCTGCCTCTAAAGATATCTTGTACAATTAGTACTGTGTGCTGTTGGTTGCTGCTGTGTCTCTTTTTTTGGTGTTGAATCAGATTCTCAgtgttctttctctctctatccctcttcttctcttctatttttctttccgTCTTCTTCTGTTAACTTTCTCCGTAACTtccttgtctttctttttttccccttttctatCCCCCAGTCCTGTtccttgtggttgtaataacccAAAATAAAAATTCTAATAAGATATGACTATCAAGTCGACCATTATGCCATAATTTTAATCAGCTTGTCATTTTCTGGCCTTTTGCTAGCAGGCTACAGGCCAAAATAATTTCgaatttataaaacataaaaatttagAAACTAGATTATTCAGCTTTATAATTTTGCCTCAGTTCGAAGTGACAACAAAATTCTACAGTTAAACTGACCAAACTGTCAATGATGGTTAAAGATGATTAAATTAGACCTCTGTCATGTGTTGCATATTGAACAAATCTTTTGCTCCAACTTTATCCAACACTCTTTTTCATAATGGAAATGATCCGCCTGCTGATACTTAGTCAAAATGAGCACAGACACTACAGAAACctaaaaactcaaactgttcctttaaaaCACTACAATGTTTATCACTAATTTACcgatcaaaataaataaataaatatgaaagtTATTTAATATTTGTTTCTTTAGATGCTGTTCTGGCTGTC
Coding sequences within:
- the LOC109204439 gene encoding sentrin-specific protease 1-like, translated to MASLTSLSVQTQHPSPVPQGIAITVSDPESGATAQKENEPATSATAPEYATAVQTESQTAADPASKTITADQASQTTTADPASQTTTADQASQTTTAADPSSQTTAPNATTTQASAPQITAQQSTAQTMEATVPLVTPAPATATQASPAPPPASPSQRYTEPVAEKYIMDAWAGKSPHVLLSKIGAYKLFYWDIQQIGPDMELESESINAYLAIMVRQCNRHNSAKAAFIDSFSMTAIWKRKAPRLKIKPMEHEVILGIVNEHHHWTLVVIYPQEKKSLYLDPLGETKQGIQNCLESTRAFMRKKGCNVSRWTCDTVKHPKQLDATSCGVFALKFAEKILQKESIDFPSTKKAINTHRLQIATTLLLETDDLTNICLFCGEEEHETDNKWIQCEMCLRWFHQLCVKSPPPEDVFICFACT